One genomic segment of Lampris incognitus isolate fLamInc1 chromosome 2, fLamInc1.hap2, whole genome shotgun sequence includes these proteins:
- the gdi1 gene encoding rab GDP dissociation inhibitor alpha → MDEEYDVIVLGTGLTECILSGIMSVNGKKVLHMDRNPYYGGESSSITPLEELYKRFSLQDSPPESMGRGRDWNVDLIPKFLMANGQLVKMLLYTEVTRYLDFKVVEGSFVYKGGKIYKVPSTETEALASNLMGMFEKRRFRKFLVFVANFDENDPKTFEGVDPKTTTMRDVYKKFDLGQDVIDFTGHALALYRTDDYLDVPCLETINRIKLYSESLARYGKSPYLYPLYGLGELPQGFARLSAIYGGTYMLNKPVDEIVMEGGHVIGVKSEGEVARCKQLICDPSYIPDRVRKAGQVIRLICILSHPIKNTNDANSCQIIIPQNQVNRKSDIYVCMISYAHNVAAQGKYIAIVSTTVETSEPEAEIEPALELLEPIDQKFVAISDLYEPTDDGTESQIFASRAYDATTHFETTCNDIKDIYKRMTGSDFDFENMKRKQNDVFGEDEQ, encoded by the exons ATGGATGAGGAATATGATGTGATCGTTTTGGGCACCGGACTCACA GAATGCATCCTGTCTGGGATCATGTCTGTGAATGGGAAAAAGGTGCTGCATATGGACAGGAACCCTTACTATGGCGGAGAGAGCTCTTCCATCACTCCCCTGGAGGAG CTGTACAAGCGCTTCAGTCTCCAAGATAGCCCACCTGAGTCGATGGGCAGAGGAAGAGACTGGAATGTTGACCTTATCCCCAAATTTCTCATGGCAAATG GTCAGCTTGTGAAGATGCTGCTATACACAGAGGTGACAAGGTACCTGGACTTCAAGGTAGTGGAGGGTAGCTTTGTCTACAAAGGTGGAAAGATCTACAAGGTGCCATCAACTGAGACTGAGGCCTTAGCTTCAA ATCTCATGGGGATGTTTGAGAAGCGAAGGTTCCGGAAGTTCCTAGTCTTTGTGGCCAACTTTGATGAGAATGACCCCAAGACATTTGAGGGTGTGGACCCCAAAACAACAACGATGAGGGATGTCTACAAGAAGTTTGACCTAGGACAGGATGTCATTGACTTTACAGGCCATGCCCTGGCCCTCTACAGGACAGACGA CTACCTTGATGTTCCCTGTTTGGAGACGATCAATCGTATCAAGCTGTACAGTGAATCCCTGGCTCGATATGGAAAGAGCCCCTACCTCTATCCCCTTTATGGTCTGGGGGAGCTGCCACAGGGATTTGCTAG GTTGAGTGCAATCTATGGCGGTACTTACATGCTGAACAAACCAGTGGATGAGATTGTAATGGAAGGCGGCCACGTGATTGGAGTGAAATCTGAGGGCGAG GTGGCTCGTTGTAAGCAGCTCATCTGTGACCCAAGCTACATCCCGGACCGTGTGCGTAAGGCAGGCCAGGTGATCCGTTTGATCTGCATCCTCAGCCACCCCATCAAAAATACCAATGACGCTAACTCCTGCCAGATCATCATCCCGCAGAATCAGGTTAACCGCAAGTCAG ACATCTACGTGTGTATGATCTCCTACGCTCATAATGTGGCAGCCCAGGGGAAGTACATTGCCATCGTCAGCACCACTGTGGAGACAAGTGAGCCTGAGGCTGAGATAGAACCAGCTCTGGAGCTACTGGAGCCCATCGACCAGAA gtTTGTGGCCATTAGTGACCTTTACGAACCCACAGATGACGGTACTGAAAGCCAG ATCTTTGCCTCACGGGCATATGACGCGACCACCCACTTCGAGACCACTTGCAATGACATCAAGGACATCTACAAACGTATGACCGGGAGCGATTTTGACTTTGAAAACATGAAGCGCAAACAGaatgatgtgtttggggaggatgAGCAGTGA
- the itih6 gene encoding inter-alpha-trypsin inhibitor heavy chain H6: protein MAFKMKCVLMILTFCVQDGLTERYEAHFGAEKVLLQRVKRQKTPAKPVLKLTDYHVKCSVVSRYALTTVQSSVWNQLPITKEAAFELDLPSSAFISNFTITSNGKVYVAQVKERAAARKIYDAAKKQGKTAGLVATKEREIEKFRVAVSVPSGARVSFSLSYEDLLPRRLGRYELSLGLRPGQPVQNLTLDVNISERTGISFIKVLPLRTRRLLSDTVQGDAGAPASTQLEQSAGCARVHYSPTLQQQNKGLNADFIIQYDVELRDLMGDVQVYDGYFVHYFAPRGLPVVPKDVIFVIDVSGSMIGTKIKQTKQAMSTILGDLREGDHFNIITFSDKVHTWKKGRTVRATRQNIRDAKDFVKRIIAEGWTNINAALLSAAQLVNPTPSGSSQASSRARRVPLVIFLTDGEATIGVTAGDTILSNAKKALGSASLFGLAFGDDADFPLLKRLALDNRGMARMVYEEADAALQLKGFYNEVASPLLSDIQLSYLDDQAFDVSCSLFPNYFQGSELVVTGRVKPGVKDLKVSLTAVDSKQHLKVENDVLISKGKGNGNVDLVSCGGKMGGMSSFVHRLWAYFTIKELLLAKLNTTDPVIQRLLADKATNLSLKYNFVTPVTSLVVVKPDADEATQLPTTNPTVTTAKSTSSASTATITTTTKAPTTAATKIASAVAAKKPSSPSNPRSSKTKPNPPSFKPPPPQPPPSHTMNTLQPKKTSPSPTSGKIAAPPSTKKNTTTSSPSSAKTAPAPLAGKIPTSSANSSKTASVQPSGKMSTSLLSSLKTAAPPAPGKISTPQPNTVKTIPPPQQTAKTSTTVMTSTTTSMLSSVRTEPATPTGKPFTPEPGTIKTVQPPVKVTFSTSETENSTMFATDAHQPEITTVLSGLSGLTPPTPAPAPTLEDNNTDSDSDSDIRIATLVSATFAPMPGVTDGPKLWEAAGLLDYDATYDYDFDLSYDNWDDDTPDTRSFEPPSRLSTVRVFSSSVDGDPHFVVQLPKLHQNLCFTLDGRANDVLRLLEDPERGIVVDGHLMGAPSKHGMEDRFRTYFDQLTISSTTGGLGDMMIKLSLAAVIVEGEGRDILPINQQGSVTRQGVRITVDNHRSCWIELAKDVRFLVLFHHYKHPSYLQMAHLGFYIIDGQGLSSLTQGLLGQFQHADMRVTVVKDNPEAGVYRPNKEGVLARGMLRWGSMHLPVTLQDKTLKDTVRKRHLGKCWVVPKADVEKLLGHPYQSFVADRA, encoded by the exons AGAGTAAAACGTCAGAAAACACCAGCGAAGCCAGTG CTGAAGCTGACAGACTACCATGTAAAGTGTTCAGTGGTGTCCCGCTATGCCCTCACCACCGTCCAGAGCTCAGTGTGGAACCAGCTCCCCATCACCAAGGAGGCTGCCTTTGAACTGGACCTGCCCTCCTCTGCTTTCATCTCCAACTTCACCAT CACCTCCAATGGCAAGGTGTATGTGGCCCAGGTCAAGGAAAGAGCTGCGGCCAGGAAAATTTATGACGCAGCTAAGAAACAGGGAAAAACAGCCGGACTCGTTGCTACCAA agagagggagatagagaagtTCCGTGTGGCTGTCAGTGTGCCGTCGGGGGCACGGGTATCCTTTTCCCTATCCTACGAGGACCTGTTACCACGTAGACTTGGCCGTTATGAGCTCAGTTTGGGTTTGAGGCCTGGCCAACCTGTCCAGAACCTCACTCTGGATGTCAATATATCAGAGAGGACGGGCATCAGTTTCATTAAGGTTCTTCCTCTGAGGACCCGCCGACTGCTCTCCGACACTGTCCAAG GTGATGCTGGTGCCCCTGCCTCAACCCAGCTGGAACAGAGTGCTGGGTGTGCCCGAGTTCATTACAGCCCCACCCTGCAGCAGCAGAACAAGGGCCTCAACGCAGACTTCATCATCCAGTATGATGTGGAGCTCAGAGACCTTATGGGTGATGTCCAG GTGTATGACGGCTACTTTGTGCATTACTTTGCGCCACGAGGGCTTCCTGTGGTTCCCAAGGATGTCATTTTTGTCATCGATGTCAGTGGCTCTATGATTGGCACCAAGATAAAACAG ACCAAGCAGGCCATGAGCACCATCCTGGGGGACCTTAGAGAGGGCGACCACTTCAATATTATTACCTTCTCAGACAAGGTTCACACTTGGAAGAAGGGGCGAACAGTGCGGGCAACTCGACAGAATATACGAGATGCCAAAGACTTTGTGAAGAGGATTATTGCCGAAGGAT GGACCAACATCAATGCTGCTCTGTTGTCAGCCGCCCAGCTTGTCAACCCTACTCCCTCTGGCTCCAGCCAGGCATCCTCTAGGGCGCGCCGTGTCCCTCTGGTAATCTTCCTCACTGATGGGGAGGCGACCATAGGGGTGACGGCAGGTGACACAATCCTCAGCAATGCCAAGAAGGCTTTAGGTTCTGCTTCTCTTTTTGGCCTCGCTTTTGGAGATGATGCAGATTTCCCCCTTCTGAAACGCTTGGCCCTGGATAACCGAGGCATGGCTAGGATGGTGTATGAGGAGGCAGATGCAGCCTTGCAGTTGAAGGGCTTCTACAATGAAGTAGCCAGTCCACTGCTCTCAGACATCCAGCTGTCCTATCTCGATGACCAGGCATTTGATGTCAGCTGCTCCCTTTTCCCCAACTACTTCCAAGGCTCTGAGCTGGTGGTGACTGGGAGGGTTAAACCAGGGGTTAAAGATTTGAAAGTATCGTTGACTGCTGTTGACTCGAAGCAGCATTTGAAAGTGGAAAACGATGTGTTGATTTCCAAAGGAAAGGGGAATGGAAATGTCGATTTAGTCAGCTGTGGAGGAAAAATGGGTGGGATGTCCAGCTTTGTGCACCGTCTCTGGGCTTATTTCACCATCAAAGAACTGCTGCTGGCCAAACTGAACACTACTGACCCTGTCATTCAGAGGTTACTGGCAGACAAGGCCACCAATCTCTCCCTTAAATACAATTTTGTCACGCCTGTAACTTCTTTAGTGGTGGTGAAGCcagatgcggatgaagcaacCCAATTGCCAACCACTAATCCCACTGTGACCACTGCAAAATCCACCAGCTCCGCCAGTACTGCCACCATTACAACCACCACAAAGGctcctactactgctgctaccaaaATAGCATCTGCTGTTGCTGCAAAGAAGCCCAGTTCACCTTCAAATCCCAGGTCCAGTAAAACTAAACCAAACCCTCCATCTTTTAAACCTCCACCTCCTCAGCCACCTCCGAGCCATACTATGAACACCCTGCAACCCAAAAAAACTTCACCATCACCTACATCGGGGAAAATTGCAGCCCCCCCATCCACCAAAAAAAACACTACAACCTCTAGCCCAAGTTCTGCCAAAACCGCCCCTGCACCACTCGCTGGTAAAATACCCACTTCTTCTGCGAATTCCTCCAAAACAGCCTCTGTTCAGCCATCCGGTAAAATGTCCACCTCTTTGCTCAGCTCCCTAAAAACTGCTGCTCCCCCTGCGCCCGGAAAAATATCCACTCCACAGCCCAACACTGTGAAAACAATCCCTCCGCCACAGCAAACTGCAAAAACCTCCACTACAGTGATGACATCCACTACCACATCTATGCTTAGTTCAGTCAGAACCGAACCTGCAACCCCGACTGGGAAACCCTTTACCCCTGAGCCAGGCACCATTAAGACGGTTCAGCCTCCTGTCAAAGTGACCTTTTCCACTTCAGAGACAGAGAATAGCACCATGTTTGCAACAGATGCTCATCAGCCGGAGATCACAACTGTCCTGTCTGGGCTGTCTGGTCTTACCCCTCCTACGCCCGCCCCGGCTCCCACTCTggaagacaacaacacagactcGGACTCAGACTCAGACATCAGAATAGCTACCCTGGTATCTGCCACCTTTGCTCCCATGCCTGGTGTAACAGATGGGCCCAAGCTATGGGAAGCTGCAGGGCTTCTGG ACTATGATGCAACCTATGACTACGACTTCGATCTCAGCTATGACAACT GGGATGATGATACACCAGACACGCGGTCATTTG AGCCACCGTCCAGATTGAGCACCGTTCGGGTCTTCTCCTCATCAG TTGATGGAGATCCTCATTTTGTGGTCCAGCTGCCAAAGTTGCATCAGAACTTGTGTTTCACATTAGATGGCAGGGCCAATGATGTTCTCAGATTGTTAGAGGACCCAGAGAGAG GGATTGTGGTGGACGGCCATTTAATGGGAGCTCCCTCAAAGCATGGCATGGAAGATCGCTTCCGTACTTATTTTGACCAGCTCACCATCTCTTCTACCACGGGCGGGTTGGGGGACATGATGATCAAACTCTCATTGGCTGCTGTCATAGTGGAAGGGGAGGGGCGGGATATCCTACCCATCAATCAGCAGGGATCTGTGACAAGACAGGGCGTAAGAATTACTGTGGACAACCATCGAAGCTGTTGGATTGAACTGGCCAAGGATGTACGTTTTCTGGTCCTTTTCCATCACTATAAGCACCCCAGTTACCTGCAGATGGCTCACTTGGGTTTCTATATCATCGATGGACAAGGGCTCTCCTCCTTAACTCAAGGCCTGTTAG GCCAGTTTCAGCATGCTGACATGAGGGTCACTGTGGTGAAGGACAACCCAGAGGCAGGTGTTTACCGACCCAACAAGGAGGGAGTTCTGGCTAGGGGGATGCTCAGGTGGGGTTCAATGCACCTGCCCGTCACTTTGCAAGACAAGACCCTGAAGGACACTGTGCGGAAACGCCACCTTGGCAAGTGTTGggtggtgcccaaggcggatgtgGAAAAGCTACTGGGTCATCCATACCAGAGCTTCGTGGCGGATCGTGCATAG